The Oncorhynchus tshawytscha isolate Ot180627B linkage group LG08, Otsh_v2.0, whole genome shotgun sequence genome window below encodes:
- the clk4a gene encoding dual specificity protein kinase CLK4 isoform X3, producing the protein MAEVEVLEQMNSLDCDRRYGCVRMLDWFDHHGHVCISFELLGLSTYDYLKENNFQPFPVEHIRIMAYQIIRAVRFLHKNKLTHTDLKPENILFVDSEYDIKYNAKMKRDERTLKNPDVKVVDFGNATYEHNHHTSVVSTRHYRAPEVILDLGWDHACDVWSLGCILIEYYLGSTLFQTHDSKEHLAMMERVLGPIPVHLLQKTKKRRYVHRYQLDWDALSSSGRYVRKHCKPLKQYMMVQSLDHDQLFDLIQKMLEYDPAKRLSLDQALRHPFFTCLRKATRK; encoded by the exons ATGGCTGAGGTGGAGGTGCTGGAGCAGATGAACTCTCTGGACTGTGACCGGAGATA TGGATGTGTTCGGATGCTGGACTGGTTCGACCACCACGGTCACGTGTGTATATCCTTTGAGCTGCTGGGACTCAGTACCTATGACTACCTGAAGGAGAACAACTTCCAGCCGTTCCCGGTAGAACACATCAGGATCATGGCCTACCAGATCATCCGAGCCGTACGAT TCCTGCATAAGAACAAgctgacacacactgacctgaAGCCCGAGAACATTCTGTTTGTGGACTCGGAGTACGACATCAAGTACAATGCCAAAATG AAGCGCGACGAGAGGACGTTGAAGAACCCGGACGTGAAGGTCGTTGATTTTGGCAACGCCACATATGAACACAACCACCACACCTCCGTAGTGTCCACACGCCACTACCGCGCTCCAGAGGTCATTCTGG atctGGGCTGGGACCATGCCTGTGACGTGTGGAGTCTGGGCTGTATCCTGATAGAGTACTACCTGGGATCAACACTCTTCCAG ACCCACGACAGTAAAGAACACCTGGCTATGATGGAGAGGGTCCTGGGCCCCATACCGGTACATCTCCTGCAGAAAACCAAGAAGCGGCGGTATGTCCATCGGTACCAGCTGGACTGGGATGCACTCAGCTCCTCTGGGAGATATGTGAGGAAACACTGCAAACCACTCAAG CAATACATGATGGTCCAGAGCTTGGACCACGACCAGCTGTTTGACCTGATCCAGAAGATGCTGGAGTATGACCCAGCTAAACGCCTCTCCCTGGACCAGGCTCTCAGACACCCCTTCTTCACCTGCCTACGCAAGGCCACCAGGAAATGA
- the clk4a gene encoding dual specificity protein kinase CLK4 isoform X1 encodes MTRTSSSSRVRHFGRQLCSYTKMRQAKRIRSPGVWLSEFSWVESRKRQKRDDSNSSARENKSRRRQQPLKTHEGHYLETHNLNQQRIESKDRRAREASLEMGYDEDNRAAATRDRDREKDKEWHHYSKSSGRSGKSGRSSRRGRRRSPSHQRSSYSRSHHRRSRKRSRSVEDDDEGHLIYHRGDMLRARYEIVSTLGEGAFGKVVECIDHSKIGSRVALKIIKNIDRYREAAMAEVEVLEQMNSLDCDRRYGCVRMLDWFDHHGHVCISFELLGLSTYDYLKENNFQPFPVEHIRIMAYQIIRAVRFLHKNKLTHTDLKPENILFVDSEYDIKYNAKMKRDERTLKNPDVKVVDFGNATYEHNHHTSVVSTRHYRAPEVILDLGWDHACDVWSLGCILIEYYLGSTLFQTHDSKEHLAMMERVLGPIPVHLLQKTKKRRYVHRYQLDWDALSSSGRYVRKHCKPLKQYMMVQSLDHDQLFDLIQKMLEYDPAKRLSLDQALRHPFFTCLRKATRK; translated from the exons atGACAAGAACTTCGAGCAGCAGCAGAGTTCGCCATTTTGGAAGGCAGCTTTGTTCGTACACAAAA ATGCGACAGGCAAAGCGAATTCGTTCCCCTGGCGTTTGGCTCAGTGAGTTCAGCTGGGTGGAGAGCCGAAAGCGCCAGAAGCGAGATGATTCGAATAGCAGTGCAAGGGAGAATAAATCTCGAAGACGTCAACAACCCCTCAAAACACATGAAGG GCACTACCTGGAGACCCACAACCTGAACCAGCAGAGGATAGAGTCTAAGGACAGGAGGGCCAGAGAAGCCAGCCTGGAGATGGGCTATGACGAGGACAACAGGGCCGCCGCCACCAGGGACAGAGATCGGGAGAAGGACAAGGAGTGGCACCACTACAGCAAGTCATCAGGGCGGAGTGGCAAGAGTGGCCGTAGTAGCCGCCGAGGGCGGAGACGCAGCCCTTCTCATCAACGCTCCTCTTACTCG AGGAGCCATCATCGCAGGAGCAGGAAAAGATCCCGGAGTGTTGAGGATGATGACGAGGGTCACCTGATCTATCACAGGGGAGACATGCTAAGAGCCAGAT ATGAGATTGTGTCAACTCTAGGAGAAGGAGCCTTTGGGAAAGTCGTGGAATGCATCGATCACTCTAA AATTGGTTCTCGCGTGGCACTGAAGATCATTAAAAACATTGACCGGTACCGCGAAGCAGCCATGGCTGAGGTGGAGGTGCTGGAGCAGATGAACTCTCTGGACTGTGACCGGAGATA TGGATGTGTTCGGATGCTGGACTGGTTCGACCACCACGGTCACGTGTGTATATCCTTTGAGCTGCTGGGACTCAGTACCTATGACTACCTGAAGGAGAACAACTTCCAGCCGTTCCCGGTAGAACACATCAGGATCATGGCCTACCAGATCATCCGAGCCGTACGAT TCCTGCATAAGAACAAgctgacacacactgacctgaAGCCCGAGAACATTCTGTTTGTGGACTCGGAGTACGACATCAAGTACAATGCCAAAATG AAGCGCGACGAGAGGACGTTGAAGAACCCGGACGTGAAGGTCGTTGATTTTGGCAACGCCACATATGAACACAACCACCACACCTCCGTAGTGTCCACACGCCACTACCGCGCTCCAGAGGTCATTCTGG atctGGGCTGGGACCATGCCTGTGACGTGTGGAGTCTGGGCTGTATCCTGATAGAGTACTACCTGGGATCAACACTCTTCCAG ACCCACGACAGTAAAGAACACCTGGCTATGATGGAGAGGGTCCTGGGCCCCATACCGGTACATCTCCTGCAGAAAACCAAGAAGCGGCGGTATGTCCATCGGTACCAGCTGGACTGGGATGCACTCAGCTCCTCTGGGAGATATGTGAGGAAACACTGCAAACCACTCAAG CAATACATGATGGTCCAGAGCTTGGACCACGACCAGCTGTTTGACCTGATCCAGAAGATGCTGGAGTATGACCCAGCTAAACGCCTCTCCCTGGACCAGGCTCTCAGACACCCCTTCTTCACCTGCCTACGCAAGGCCACCAGGAAATGA
- the clk4a gene encoding dual specificity protein kinase CLK4 isoform X2 yields MRQAKRIRSPGVWLSEFSWVESRKRQKRDDSNSSARENKSRRRQQPLKTHEGHYLETHNLNQQRIESKDRRAREASLEMGYDEDNRAAATRDRDREKDKEWHHYSKSSGRSGKSGRSSRRGRRRSPSHQRSSYSRSHHRRSRKRSRSVEDDDEGHLIYHRGDMLRARYEIVSTLGEGAFGKVVECIDHSKIGSRVALKIIKNIDRYREAAMAEVEVLEQMNSLDCDRRYGCVRMLDWFDHHGHVCISFELLGLSTYDYLKENNFQPFPVEHIRIMAYQIIRAVRFLHKNKLTHTDLKPENILFVDSEYDIKYNAKMKRDERTLKNPDVKVVDFGNATYEHNHHTSVVSTRHYRAPEVILDLGWDHACDVWSLGCILIEYYLGSTLFQTHDSKEHLAMMERVLGPIPVHLLQKTKKRRYVHRYQLDWDALSSSGRYVRKHCKPLKQYMMVQSLDHDQLFDLIQKMLEYDPAKRLSLDQALRHPFFTCLRKATRK; encoded by the exons ATGCGACAGGCAAAGCGAATTCGTTCCCCTGGCGTTTGGCTCAGTGAGTTCAGCTGGGTGGAGAGCCGAAAGCGCCAGAAGCGAGATGATTCGAATAGCAGTGCAAGGGAGAATAAATCTCGAAGACGTCAACAACCCCTCAAAACACATGAAGG GCACTACCTGGAGACCCACAACCTGAACCAGCAGAGGATAGAGTCTAAGGACAGGAGGGCCAGAGAAGCCAGCCTGGAGATGGGCTATGACGAGGACAACAGGGCCGCCGCCACCAGGGACAGAGATCGGGAGAAGGACAAGGAGTGGCACCACTACAGCAAGTCATCAGGGCGGAGTGGCAAGAGTGGCCGTAGTAGCCGCCGAGGGCGGAGACGCAGCCCTTCTCATCAACGCTCCTCTTACTCG AGGAGCCATCATCGCAGGAGCAGGAAAAGATCCCGGAGTGTTGAGGATGATGACGAGGGTCACCTGATCTATCACAGGGGAGACATGCTAAGAGCCAGAT ATGAGATTGTGTCAACTCTAGGAGAAGGAGCCTTTGGGAAAGTCGTGGAATGCATCGATCACTCTAA AATTGGTTCTCGCGTGGCACTGAAGATCATTAAAAACATTGACCGGTACCGCGAAGCAGCCATGGCTGAGGTGGAGGTGCTGGAGCAGATGAACTCTCTGGACTGTGACCGGAGATA TGGATGTGTTCGGATGCTGGACTGGTTCGACCACCACGGTCACGTGTGTATATCCTTTGAGCTGCTGGGACTCAGTACCTATGACTACCTGAAGGAGAACAACTTCCAGCCGTTCCCGGTAGAACACATCAGGATCATGGCCTACCAGATCATCCGAGCCGTACGAT TCCTGCATAAGAACAAgctgacacacactgacctgaAGCCCGAGAACATTCTGTTTGTGGACTCGGAGTACGACATCAAGTACAATGCCAAAATG AAGCGCGACGAGAGGACGTTGAAGAACCCGGACGTGAAGGTCGTTGATTTTGGCAACGCCACATATGAACACAACCACCACACCTCCGTAGTGTCCACACGCCACTACCGCGCTCCAGAGGTCATTCTGG atctGGGCTGGGACCATGCCTGTGACGTGTGGAGTCTGGGCTGTATCCTGATAGAGTACTACCTGGGATCAACACTCTTCCAG ACCCACGACAGTAAAGAACACCTGGCTATGATGGAGAGGGTCCTGGGCCCCATACCGGTACATCTCCTGCAGAAAACCAAGAAGCGGCGGTATGTCCATCGGTACCAGCTGGACTGGGATGCACTCAGCTCCTCTGGGAGATATGTGAGGAAACACTGCAAACCACTCAAG CAATACATGATGGTCCAGAGCTTGGACCACGACCAGCTGTTTGACCTGATCCAGAAGATGCTGGAGTATGACCCAGCTAAACGCCTCTCCCTGGACCAGGCTCTCAGACACCCCTTCTTCACCTGCCTACGCAAGGCCACCAGGAAATGA